A single genomic interval of Litoreibacter ponti harbors:
- a CDS encoding metal ABC transporter permease, which translates to MSPLLEPFTYSYMLNAIWVSGLVGAVCAFLSAYLMLKGWSLIGDALSHSIVPGVAAAYMLGLPFALGAFFAGGLAGGAMLFLNQRTGLKEDAIIGLIFTSFFGLGLFMISLSPASVNIQTIIMGNVLAISPGDILQLALIGGVSLVILLAKWKDLMVTFFDESHARSIGLRPDLLKIMFFTLLSASTVAALQTVGAFLVIAMVVTPGATAYLLTDRFPRLLAISVAIGAGSSMVGAYISYFLDGATGGVIVCLQTMLFLLAFLFAPKHGMLAARARARKAA; encoded by the coding sequence GTGAGCCCGCTGCTGGAGCCCTTCACCTACAGCTACATGCTCAACGCCATCTGGGTGTCGGGGCTGGTCGGCGCGGTCTGCGCCTTCCTGTCGGCCTACCTGATGCTGAAAGGCTGGTCGCTCATCGGCGACGCGCTGAGCCACTCGATCGTGCCGGGGGTTGCAGCCGCCTACATGCTGGGCCTGCCCTTCGCGCTTGGAGCGTTCTTTGCGGGCGGGTTGGCAGGCGGCGCGATGCTGTTTCTGAACCAGCGTACGGGGTTGAAGGAGGACGCGATCATCGGGCTGATCTTCACCTCCTTCTTCGGGCTGGGATTGTTCATGATCTCGCTCTCGCCCGCGTCTGTGAACATCCAGACGATCATCATGGGCAATGTGCTGGCAATCTCGCCCGGGGATATCCTGCAGCTGGCGCTGATTGGCGGCGTGTCGCTGGTGATCTTGCTGGCCAAGTGGAAGGATCTGATGGTCACCTTCTTTGACGAGAGCCACGCGCGCTCCATCGGACTGCGCCCGGACCTTTTGAAGATCATGTTCTTCACGCTGCTCTCCGCCTCGACCGTGGCGGCGTTGCAGACAGTGGGCGCCTTTCTGGTGATCGCCATGGTGGTGACGCCCGGGGCGACCGCGTATCTTCTGACCGACCGCTTCCCGCGGCTGCTGGCGATCTCCGTGGCGATTGGCGCGGGCAGCTCGATGGTGGGGGCGTATATCAGCTACTTCCTCGACGGCGCGACCGGCGGCGTGATCGTGTGCCTGCAGACAATGCTGTTCCTGCTGGCCTTCCTGTTTGCGCCCAAGCATGGGATGCTCGCCGCGCGGGCGCGTGCCAGGAAGGCGGCGTGA
- a CDS encoding manganese/iron ABC transporter ATP-binding protein, with protein MADGSGLCAHNITVTYRNGHTALRDASFELPKGTIAALVGVNGSGKSTLFKAIMGFVPTASGEISILGGTVRDALRANTVAYVPQAEEVDWSFPVLVEDVVMMGRYGHMGFFRIPRAADHKAVERALERVGMLEYRHRQIGELSGGQKKRVFLARALAQDSRVVLLDEPFTGVDVQTEDAIIALLHDMRDEGRVMLVSTHNLGSVPEFCDRTILIKGTVLAHGPTEEVFTSANLERAFGGVLRHFVMQGADLHDDEEDKRRLTVISDDERPFVIYDHHDDEDEREDEVADK; from the coding sequence ATGGCGGACGGCTCCGGCCTGTGCGCCCATAACATCACCGTCACCTACCGCAACGGCCACACGGCCTTGCGGGACGCCTCGTTCGAGCTGCCGAAAGGCACCATCGCGGCGCTGGTGGGGGTGAATGGGTCGGGCAAGTCGACACTGTTCAAGGCAATCATGGGGTTCGTGCCGACCGCCTCGGGCGAAATATCGATCCTGGGCGGCACCGTCCGCGACGCGCTGCGGGCCAACACGGTGGCTTACGTCCCGCAGGCGGAGGAGGTCGACTGGTCCTTCCCCGTGCTGGTCGAGGACGTGGTGATGATGGGCCGCTACGGCCATATGGGCTTCTTCCGCATCCCCCGCGCCGCAGATCACAAAGCGGTGGAACGCGCGCTGGAGCGGGTTGGCATGCTGGAGTATCGCCACCGCCAGATCGGCGAGCTGTCGGGCGGGCAGAAAAAGCGCGTGTTCCTGGCCCGCGCGCTGGCGCAAGACAGCCGCGTGGTGCTGCTGGATGAGCCGTTCACAGGCGTCGATGTGCAGACCGAGGACGCCATCATCGCGCTGTTGCACGACATGCGCGACGAAGGCCGGGTGATGCTAGTCTCGACCCACAACCTGGGATCGGTGCCGGAATTCTGCGATCGCACGATCCTGATCAAGGGCACGGTGCTGGCTCACGGCCCGACCGAGGAGGTCTTCACCTCCGCCAATCTGGAGCGCGCCTTTGGCGGCGTGCTGCGCCACTTCGTCATGCAAGGCGCCGATCTGCACGATGACGAGGAGGACAAGCGCCGCCTGACGGTCATTTCCGACGATGAGCGGCCGTTTGTGATCTACGACCACCACGATGACGAGGACGAGCGCGAAGACGAGGTGGCCGACAAGTGA
- a CDS encoding metal ABC transporter substrate-binding protein gives MRLALPAALAAILALCALPVHAAEKFKAVTTFTVIADMASRVAGDVATVESITKPGAEIHNYAPTPRDILRAQNADLILWNGLNLELWFEQFFGNLRDVPSITVSDGVAPMSITQGPYDGKPNPHAWMSVEAAQIYVDNIAAGFAEHDPENADTYRANAEAYKAEILAALGPLKARIEALPDERRWLVTSEGAFSYLARDLGLRELYLWPINADAQGTPSQVRAVIDAVRANNIPVIFSESTVSAAPAEQITRETDAAYGGVLYVDSLSAADGPVPTYLDLLRVTVETIAEGLER, from the coding sequence ATGCGTCTTGCCCTGCCTGCCGCCCTTGCCGCGATCCTTGCCCTGTGTGCCCTGCCCGTGCATGCCGCCGAGAAGTTCAAGGCTGTGACCACCTTCACCGTCATCGCCGACATGGCGTCGCGGGTCGCGGGGGACGTGGCGACGGTGGAAAGCATCACCAAGCCCGGCGCCGAAATACACAATTACGCGCCGACCCCGCGCGATATCCTGCGCGCGCAGAATGCTGACCTGATCCTGTGGAACGGGCTCAATCTGGAGCTGTGGTTCGAGCAGTTCTTCGGCAACCTGCGCGACGTGCCCTCGATCACGGTCTCCGACGGGGTGGCGCCGATGAGCATCACCCAAGGCCCCTATGACGGCAAGCCGAACCCCCATGCGTGGATGTCGGTCGAGGCCGCGCAAATCTACGTCGACAACATCGCCGCCGGGTTTGCGGAACATGACCCCGAGAATGCTGATACCTACCGCGCGAACGCGGAGGCCTATAAGGCGGAAATCCTCGCAGCCCTCGGCCCCTTGAAGGCCCGGATCGAGGCCCTGCCGGACGAAAGGCGCTGGCTGGTCACGTCCGAAGGCGCGTTTTCCTACCTCGCCCGCGATCTTGGCCTGCGGGAGCTGTACCTTTGGCCGATCAACGCCGACGCCCAAGGCACGCCCAGCCAGGTGCGCGCGGTGATTGATGCGGTGCGCGCGAACAATATCCCTGTCATCTTCTCTGAAAGCACCGTCTCCGCCGCGCCCGCCGAGCAGATCACGCGGGAAACCGATGCGGCCTATGGCGGCGTGCTATACGTCGATAGCCTGAGTGCGGCGGATGGCCCGGTGCCGACCTATCTGGACCTGTTGCGGGTCACCGTGGAGACCATTGCAGAAGGGCTTGAACGTTGA
- a CDS encoding DUF4329 domain-containing protein yields MLRVIALCLLSVAPAAADTAALAQDRTLQATARQLLTGLQARSFKTGREFCGLIGRTAQGQLVATKSYRGGLDGCTPRNFRDESIEPIASFHTHAAYDPDADSEVPSFNDLVADTDEGVVGFVSTPGGRFWVTIPEQDRVVQICGLRCLPQDRDFVAGEWGPIAKSYTRRQLKQRELLY; encoded by the coding sequence ATGCTGAGAGTGATCGCCCTTTGCCTCTTGTCCGTGGCACCGGCCGCGGCTGACACCGCCGCACTTGCGCAGGATCGCACCCTGCAGGCCACGGCGCGCCAGCTTCTGACCGGGCTGCAGGCCCGCAGCTTCAAGACCGGGCGCGAGTTTTGCGGGCTGATCGGGCGCACGGCACAAGGCCAGCTGGTTGCGACCAAGAGCTACCGCGGCGGGCTTGATGGCTGCACGCCGCGCAATTTCCGCGACGAGAGCATCGAGCCGATCGCCTCCTTCCACACCCATGCTGCCTATGACCCCGATGCCGACAGCGAGGTGCCGTCCTTCAACGATCTGGTCGCTGACACCGATGAGGGGGTGGTGGGCTTCGTCTCCACCCCGGGCGGGCGGTTCTGGGTGACGATCCCCGAGCAGGACCGGGTGGTACAGATCTGCGGGCTGCGGTGTCTTCCGCAGGACCGCGATTTCGTGGCCGGCGAATGGGGACCGATCGCCAAGAGCTACACGCGCCGCCAGCTCAAGCAGCGGGAGCTGCTGTACTAG
- a CDS encoding fumarylacetoacetate hydrolase family protein has product MQTDYIIAPPPQASAAIAGSDSRFPIRRIFCVGRNYLEHIREMGNDERDPPFYFTKPADAVVPSAATIPYPPATQDLHHEVELVLAIGTGGANIAEADALSHVWGAGVGIDLTRRDLQAQAKKAGRPWDMAKGFDNSAPLGPLHPLAAPVESGRIWLKVGGEARQNGDLSEMIWSAAECVAHLSTLVTLAPGDLIMTGTPAGVGPIGPGDSLSAGIDGYGEVSVTLS; this is encoded by the coding sequence ATGCAGACCGACTACATCATCGCCCCGCCGCCCCAGGCCTCCGCGGCCATTGCGGGCAGCGACAGCCGCTTCCCTATCCGCCGCATCTTCTGCGTGGGGCGCAATTATCTTGAGCATATCCGCGAGATGGGCAATGACGAGCGCGATCCGCCCTTCTACTTCACCAAGCCCGCCGATGCCGTGGTGCCAAGTGCCGCCACGATCCCGTATCCGCCCGCCACGCAGGACCTGCATCACGAGGTCGAGCTGGTGCTCGCCATTGGCACGGGCGGGGCCAATATCGCCGAGGCGGACGCCTTGTCCCATGTCTGGGGCGCCGGGGTGGGGATCGATTTGACCCGCCGTGACCTGCAGGCGCAGGCCAAGAAGGCGGGCCGCCCGTGGGACATGGCCAAGGGGTTCGACAACTCCGCGCCCTTGGGCCCGCTACACCCGCTCGCGGCACCGGTCGAGAGCGGTCGCATCTGGCTGAAGGTCGGGGGTGAGGCCCGTCAGAACGGCGATCTGTCCGAGATGATCTGGAGCGCTGCGGAATGTGTCGCGCACCTCTCCACGCTCGTGACCCTAGCGCCGGGCGATCTGATCATGACCGGCACCCCCGCGGGCGTCGGACCGATCGGTCCGGGCGACAGCCTCAGCGCAGGCATCGACGGCTATGGCGAGGTCTCGGTCACCCTGAGCTGA
- a CDS encoding MFS transporter, with amino-acid sequence MTRDTISYIGLLSANTLLGAAMPMLIILGGLAGLMLAPSPALATFPPSVQTLAGLVAAGPFSLLMGRFGRRFGFVVGGVLASIGGIMGLVALFQSSFVLLCAAHMALGAALACFNYFRFAAAEVVPERWQPVAISLMLTSGLIAAFVGPQLFIVAKDLFAPVPLAGAYAAISVLCLVGLLPLLAVRINGAGPAPAKLNLRASAAMMARREVWIAVLMAATSTGVMVLLMAPTPLAMVSCGLSETLAGDVIRWHVVAMFAPSFFTGFAIKRFGARVIVGLGLALLGLSALWAASGLTPTHFYGALIVLGLGWNFGFIGATTMLTAATAPEERAVVQGANDTVVALVATLCAFGGGAIVAGFGWAVLALAALPILGASLAALLWPQLRVTETSP; translated from the coding sequence ATGACCCGCGATACGATCAGCTATATCGGGCTTTTATCGGCCAACACGCTTCTGGGCGCGGCGATGCCGATGCTGATCATTCTGGGTGGACTGGCGGGCTTGATGCTGGCCCCCTCGCCTGCGCTCGCGACCTTCCCGCCTTCCGTGCAGACGCTGGCGGGGCTGGTGGCGGCGGGGCCGTTTTCGCTGTTGATGGGCCGGTTCGGGCGGCGGTTCGGCTTTGTCGTGGGCGGCGTGCTGGCCAGCATCGGCGGGATCATGGGGCTGGTCGCGCTGTTCCAATCGAGCTTCGTGCTGCTCTGCGCCGCGCATATGGCGCTTGGCGCGGCGCTGGCGTGCTTCAACTACTTCCGCTTCGCCGCAGCCGAGGTCGTGCCGGAGCGCTGGCAGCCGGTGGCGATCTCGCTGATGCTGACCTCCGGCCTGATCGCGGCCTTCGTGGGGCCGCAGCTGTTCATCGTCGCCAAGGACCTGTTCGCGCCGGTGCCGCTGGCGGGTGCCTACGCCGCGATCTCGGTGCTGTGCCTTGTGGGGCTGCTGCCCCTGCTGGCCGTGCGGATCAACGGCGCCGGGCCCGCACCCGCCAAGCTCAATCTGCGCGCGTCAGCGGCAATGATGGCGCGGCGTGAGGTGTGGATCGCGGTGCTGATGGCGGCCACCTCGACGGGTGTGATGGTACTGCTGATGGCCCCGACGCCGCTGGCGATGGTCAGCTGCGGGCTGTCGGAGACGCTGGCGGGGGACGTGATCCGCTGGCACGTCGTCGCGATGTTCGCCCCGAGCTTCTTCACGGGCTTTGCCATCAAGCGGTTCGGCGCGCGGGTGATCGTGGGGCTTGGGCTTGCGCTGCTGGGTCTCTCGGCCCTGTGGGCGGCAAGCGGGCTGACGCCCACGCATTTCTACGGCGCGCTGATCGTGCTCGGCCTTGGCTGGAACTTCGGCTTCATCGGGGCGACCACGATGCTGACGGCGGCCACCGCGCCCGAAGAGCGCGCGGTGGTGCAAGGGGCCAATGACACGGTCGTGGCGCTGGTCGCTACGCTGTGCGCCTTTGGCGGCGGCGCGATCGTGGCGGGCTTTGGTTGGGCGGTGCTGGCGCTGGCGGCCCTGCCGATCCTTGGCGCGAGCCTTGCGGCGCTGCTTTGGCCTCAGCTCAGGGTGACCGAGACCTCGCCATAG
- a CDS encoding GlxA family transcriptional regulator, with product MRKIDVLLFDGVNLLDVSGPVQAFASAHGHYRHRFVTRDGKAVRAGCRMQITPDAALAPSDADLLIPGGAVDPLLSDEALMAQVRARAAGQGRLISICSGALILAQAGLLDGRTATTHWSREAQLARYPQVNWDLDGIYAEDGKIYTSAGVTTGIDLALAIIRSDLGREVALAVARELVVQLRRTGGQSQYAIHLAGQISDDDSLAGVIEAVVAHPDRDWTLETLAGEAGLNPRTLARRFRRDMDLSPAQFVERTRLDHARGLLSANLPLKSVAVQAGFGDLQRMRRAFQKRFGVGAADYARLFRDDAASSIPAQSGPYGQHVER from the coding sequence ATGCGCAAGATAGATGTGCTGCTCTTCGACGGGGTCAACCTGCTGGACGTCTCCGGCCCGGTGCAGGCCTTCGCGTCGGCCCATGGGCATTACCGCCACCGCTTCGTAACCCGCGACGGCAAGGCGGTGCGGGCGGGCTGCAGGATGCAGATCACCCCGGACGCCGCCCTCGCGCCGTCGGACGCCGATCTGCTGATCCCCGGCGGTGCGGTCGACCCGCTTTTGTCCGACGAGGCGCTGATGGCGCAGGTCAGAGCCCGCGCCGCGGGACAAGGGCGGCTGATCTCGATCTGCTCGGGCGCGTTGATCTTGGCGCAGGCGGGCCTGCTCGACGGGCGGACCGCGACCACCCATTGGTCGCGCGAGGCGCAGCTCGCCCGGTATCCGCAGGTCAACTGGGATCTCGACGGCATCTATGCCGAGGACGGCAAGATCTATACCTCGGCGGGCGTCACCACGGGCATCGACCTGGCCCTGGCGATCATCCGCAGCGATCTTGGCCGTGAGGTGGCGCTTGCCGTCGCGCGCGAGCTGGTCGTGCAATTGCGCCGCACCGGCGGGCAGAGCCAGTATGCCATCCACCTCGCCGGCCAGATCAGCGACGACGACAGTCTCGCGGGGGTGATCGAGGCGGTCGTCGCGCACCCCGACCGCGACTGGACGCTTGAGACGCTGGCGGGGGAGGCCGGTCTGAACCCGCGCACGCTCGCGCGCCGCTTCCGGCGGGACATGGACCTGTCGCCCGCGCAATTCGTCGAGCGTACCCGGCTCGATCACGCGCGCGGTTTGCTGTCGGCCAATCTGCCGCTGAAATCCGTCGCCGTTCAGGCGGGGTTCGGCGATCTGCAACGCATGCGTCGCGCGTTCCAGAAGCGGTTCGGCGTGGGGGCCGCCGATTACGCGCGCCTCTTCCGCGACGACGCCGCATCTTCAATTCCGGCGCAATCCGGTCCATATGGGCAGCATGTTGAACGCTGA
- the dusA gene encoding tRNA dihydrouridine(20/20a) synthase DusA: MLNADPIVSVAPMMDWTDRHCRVFHRLISTRALLYTEMVTAPALVRGGAHHLLDFSPEEHPVAVQLGGSDPAELAAAATLCAERGYDEINLNVGCPSDRVQSGCFGAVLMERPGLVADCVAAMIRAQPVEVTVKCRIGVDDQDPATVLPDFLTRIRDAGVSRIAIHARKAWLQGLSPKENRDIPPLDYDLVHAMKERFPELHISLNGGLETLEAGLPHLETLDGLMYGRAAYHQPWDILSEVDARVFGCAPQPRSRADVVHAMLPYIEAHLSEGGKLGQVTRHMLGLFAGQPGARGWRRILSEGAHKPGAGPGLLLDALSAVAMAQAA, encoded by the coding sequence ATGTTGAACGCTGACCCCATAGTCTCGGTCGCGCCGATGATGGATTGGACGGACCGGCATTGCCGGGTGTTCCACCGCCTGATCTCGACCCGCGCGCTGCTCTACACGGAGATGGTGACCGCGCCCGCATTGGTGCGCGGCGGGGCGCATCATTTGCTGGACTTCTCCCCCGAAGAGCACCCTGTGGCGGTCCAGCTTGGCGGCTCGGACCCGGCCGAACTGGCCGCGGCCGCCACTTTGTGCGCCGAGCGCGGCTATGACGAGATCAACCTCAACGTCGGCTGCCCGTCGGACCGGGTGCAGTCGGGGTGTTTCGGCGCCGTCCTGATGGAGCGCCCCGGCCTTGTGGCCGATTGCGTCGCCGCGATGATCAGGGCGCAACCCGTTGAAGTCACCGTGAAATGCCGCATCGGGGTCGATGACCAGGACCCCGCGACGGTGCTGCCCGATTTCCTGACCCGGATCCGCGACGCGGGCGTCTCTCGGATCGCCATCCACGCCCGCAAAGCGTGGCTGCAGGGGCTCAGCCCGAAGGAAAACCGCGATATTCCGCCGCTGGATTACGATCTGGTGCACGCGATGAAAGAGCGGTTTCCCGAGCTGCATATCTCACTCAACGGCGGGCTCGAGACATTGGAGGCGGGCTTGCCGCATCTCGAAACGCTCGACGGGCTGATGTATGGCCGCGCCGCCTATCACCAGCCCTGGGACATCCTGAGCGAGGTCGACGCGCGCGTGTTCGGCTGCGCGCCACAGCCCCGCAGCCGCGCCGATGTGGTCCACGCGATGCTGCCCTATATCGAGGCGCATCTGAGCGAGGGCGGCAAACTTGGCCAGGTCACGCGCCACATGCTGGGGCTTTTTGCGGGCCAGCCCGGTGCGCGAGGCTGGCGGCGCATCCTGTCGGAAGGCGCACATAAGCCCGGCGCAGGCCCGGGCCTGCTTTTGGACGCGCTCAGCGCCGTCGCGATGGCGCAGGCCGCATGA
- a CDS encoding THUMP domain-containing class I SAM-dependent RNA methyltransferase, with the protein MEEFEIFAAAPPGLEPMLLPEFRALGYKDARYGPGGVTMVGTWADVWRLNLELRGASRVLARIGTFRASHLNVLAQRAAEFDWNAVLPRGVAVRVEVTCARSKIYHEGAAKERIGKAMAGAGLRMESEAELRLLVRIERNVVTLSLDTSGALLHKRGHKEAVGKAPIRETMAALFLRAMGFDGTQRVMDPMCGSGTFLIEAAEIACGAQAGRSRDFAFQHFVGFDAEAFAEMRRSLGPVTGPPLAFGSDRDAGAIRSASANAARAGVEELCAFSHHAVSDASPPDGPPGIVIVNPPYGGRVGQKKQLFALYGALGKTLTARFGGWKVGIITSEPSLAKATGLKLMQGPKVPHGGLNIWLFQSQL; encoded by the coding sequence ATGGAAGAGTTCGAGATTTTCGCCGCCGCCCCGCCGGGACTGGAGCCGATGCTGCTGCCGGAGTTCCGCGCCCTTGGCTACAAGGATGCGCGCTACGGCCCCGGCGGCGTGACGATGGTGGGCACGTGGGCCGACGTGTGGCGGCTGAACCTGGAGTTGCGCGGCGCGAGCCGGGTTCTGGCGCGGATCGGGACGTTTCGGGCGTCACATCTCAACGTGCTGGCGCAGCGCGCGGCGGAGTTTGACTGGAATGCAGTGCTTCCGCGCGGGGTGGCCGTGCGTGTCGAGGTCACCTGCGCTCGCTCGAAAATTTATCACGAAGGCGCCGCGAAAGAACGGATCGGCAAAGCGATGGCCGGCGCAGGGTTGCGCATGGAAAGCGAGGCCGAGCTGCGCCTGCTGGTGCGCATCGAGCGCAATGTCGTGACGCTGAGCCTCGATACCTCAGGCGCACTTTTGCACAAGCGCGGCCACAAGGAAGCAGTGGGCAAGGCCCCGATACGCGAGACGATGGCTGCGTTGTTTCTGCGCGCGATGGGCTTTGATGGCACGCAGCGGGTCATGGACCCGATGTGCGGCTCCGGCACGTTTCTGATCGAGGCCGCCGAGATCGCCTGCGGCGCGCAGGCGGGACGGTCGCGGGATTTTGCGTTCCAGCACTTCGTTGGGTTTGATGCTGAGGCCTTCGCGGAGATGCGCAGATCACTTGGCCCGGTCACTGGCCCGCCCCTAGCCTTCGGTTCTGACCGGGACGCGGGCGCGATCCGCTCCGCCTCGGCTAATGCCGCGCGCGCCGGGGTAGAGGAGTTGTGCGCCTTTAGCCACCACGCGGTGAGTGACGCGAGCCCCCCGGATGGCCCGCCCGGCATTGTGATCGTCAACCCGCCCTATGGCGGACGTGTGGGGCAGAAAAAGCAGCTGTTTGCGCTGTACGGTGCGCTTGGCAAGACGCTGACTGCGCGGTTTGGCGGCTGGAAGGTCGGGATCATCACGTCCGAGCCGTCCCTGGCAAAAGCCACGGGTCTCAAACTGATGCAAGGGCCGAAAGTGCCCCATGGCGGGCTGAATATCTGGCTCTTCCAGAGCCAGCTTTGA
- a CDS encoding TrkH family potassium uptake protein yields MKTDLSTHNPVWRALVRLRLAADNTEPAKLLLIGYLSYMLIGFALLSLPFAQATPVAALDALFIATSAVSTTGLVTVDPGTSFTFFGELVVLLLIQIGGLGYMTIGSFAVLALQDNLGKMRARTCRAAFNLPEDISPKLFLRSVVIFTLICEAIGAAILYPKFAAAGVDNPLWAAIFHAVSAFCTAGFSLFSSSLEAFRGDFTVNATISALSIFGAMGFLIIVDLWRTLMGRQRNLGFTSKVIFRLTMLFLILGTAVVMVTDPGIIALPAEERIMTAFFQVMTAATTVGFNTYPISELSMAVLLVVMFLMVIGASPAGTGGGLKTTSFAVLIGLVRSTLKGRDEVRFFKRRVRFEQLQTATASLVFYLGLMVAALFCLLLTEPALDFAALLFEALSAMGTVGLSMGATGELSPLGKVVIIVLMTAGRVGILTFGIALASRDESREEERDNELVM; encoded by the coding sequence ATGAAAACCGATCTTTCGACCCATAATCCTGTCTGGCGCGCGCTTGTGCGACTGCGGCTGGCCGCGGACAACACCGAGCCCGCCAAATTGCTGCTGATCGGCTACCTGTCCTACATGCTGATCGGCTTTGCCTTGCTGTCGCTGCCCTTTGCGCAGGCCACGCCGGTCGCCGCGCTCGACGCGCTGTTCATCGCCACCTCTGCGGTGTCGACGACGGGTCTGGTCACCGTCGATCCCGGCACGAGCTTTACCTTCTTCGGGGAGCTTGTGGTGCTGCTTTTGATCCAGATCGGGGGCTTGGGCTACATGACCATCGGCTCCTTCGCAGTGCTGGCGCTGCAGGATAACCTCGGCAAAATGCGCGCGCGCACGTGCCGCGCAGCGTTCAACCTGCCGGAGGATATCTCGCCCAAGCTGTTCCTGCGCTCCGTGGTCATCTTCACCCTGATCTGCGAGGCCATCGGCGCGGCGATCCTCTATCCCAAATTCGCCGCGGCCGGTGTCGACAACCCGCTATGGGCGGCAATTTTCCACGCGGTATCAGCGTTTTGCACCGCGGGGTTCAGCCTGTTCTCGTCCAGCCTTGAGGCCTTTCGCGGCGACTTCACCGTCAATGCAACCATCTCCGCCCTGAGCATCTTCGGGGCGATGGGCTTCTTGATCATCGTCGATTTGTGGCGCACCCTGATGGGGCGACAGCGCAACCTGGGCTTCACCTCGAAGGTCATCTTTAGGCTGACCATGCTGTTCCTGATCCTCGGCACCGCCGTTGTGATGGTCACCGATCCCGGCATCATCGCCCTGCCCGCCGAGGAGCGGATCATGACCGCCTTCTTCCAGGTGATGACCGCGGCCACGACGGTGGGGTTCAACACCTATCCCATTAGCGAGCTGTCCATGGCGGTGTTGCTGGTGGTGATGTTTTTGATGGTGATCGGGGCGTCGCCCGCGGGCACGGGCGGGGGATTGAAGACGACCTCGTTTGCGGTGCTGATCGGGCTGGTGCGCTCGACCCTGAAGGGCCGCGACGAGGTGCGCTTCTTCAAGCGCCGTGTCCGGTTTGAACAGTTGCAGACCGCCACCGCCTCGCTGGTCTTCTATCTTGGATTGATGGTCGCGGCGCTGTTTTGTTTGCTGCTGACCGAGCCTGCCCTGGACTTCGCGGCGCTCTTGTTCGAGGCGCTTTCCGCCATGGGCACGGTGGGTCTGAGCATGGGCGCTACCGGTGAGCTGTCGCCCCTGGGCAAGGTGGTGATCATCGTGCTGATGACCGCGGGGCGCGTGGGCATCCTGACCTTCGGCATCGCCCTGGCCTCGCGCGATGAGAGCCGCGAGGAAGAGCGCGACAATGAGCTGGTGATGTAA
- a CDS encoding DUF1289 domain-containing protein: MSSEIWQRDEVQSPCVKICVVHPAERICTGCLRTIDEIGAWSRMSNDARAALLEELPSRAARLKVRRGGRKARMG, encoded by the coding sequence ATGAGCAGTGAGATCTGGCAGCGCGACGAGGTGCAAAGCCCGTGCGTCAAGATATGTGTGGTCCACCCGGCAGAGCGTATCTGCACCGGATGCCTGCGCACCATCGACGAAATCGGCGCATGGTCGCGGATGAGCAATGACGCCCGCGCGGCCCTGCTGGAGGAGCTGCCGTCGCGCGCCGCCCGGCTGAAGGTCCGGCGCGGTGGGCGCAAGGCACGGATGGGCTAA
- the ruvX gene encoding Holliday junction resolvase RuvX → MEGFAAALPPMRALAGLDLGTVTLGVAVSDVFLSVATPLETIKRRKFTVDAEVLLKITTARDIGGLVLGLPLNMDGSEGPRVQSTRAFARNLARLTELPIVFWDERLSTVAAERALLAADTSRKRRAEVIDHVAAGFILQGALDRIRHIKAET, encoded by the coding sequence ATGGAGGGCTTTGCCGCCGCACTGCCGCCGATGCGGGCGCTGGCCGGGCTGGATCTGGGCACGGTGACGCTGGGCGTGGCCGTGTCGGATGTCTTCTTGTCGGTCGCAACGCCGCTTGAGACGATCAAGCGCCGCAAGTTCACCGTGGACGCCGAGGTGCTCTTGAAGATCACCACGGCGCGCGACATCGGCGGGCTTGTGCTGGGGTTGCCGCTGAACATGGACGGCTCCGAGGGGCCGCGCGTGCAATCGACGCGAGCCTTTGCACGCAATCTGGCGCGACTGACGGAGCTGCCGATCGTCTTCTGGGACGAGCGCTTGTCCACCGTGGCGGCCGAGCGGGCGTTGCTGGCGGCGGATACGTCACGAAAGCGTCGCGCGGAGGTGATTGACCACGTGGCAGCCGGGTTTATCCTTCAGGGAGCGCTGGACCGAATCCGGCATATAAAGGCAGAAACATGA